Genomic segment of Labrus mixtus chromosome 1, fLabMix1.1, whole genome shotgun sequence:
atgTTAAACACTAAAGTGTGAGATCAGTCTGacacacatcacacagaaaaacagatattaatgaaggttttttaaggttttaatcGTCATGGTGACGACGTCTGGGAAATTTGGATTTATCAGCAGCTGAGGCGCTCCATGTTCCCCTGCAGCTGGTTAATGATTggtcagagaggggggggggggggggtgtcaggtgaaggagctctgtgattggcccGTTGGTCTCAATTATAAAAAGGTTTTCTGGGGATTCAAGCTCATGTTTGTCCTCTGGATCCATTCAGAGAAATCAAGAAACGGAGAAACCACTTCTTCTACTGACAGATTAGTtcaatttaaagatatgtttTATGATTAGAATCCTACAATCCATAAATCTCTCAATGGTTCAGCTCCAAAGTAAAGTTCTGACCTGCTCACAAACTACAACCCGACCCAGCTCCTCAGCTCATCAGGAGGTCTTTGAGCCATAACCAGCATCAAATCAAAGTCTGGAGAGGGGGTCTTTAGTTACTCCTTCTCTCTggaactcaatgtaaagcacatggAGCTTATGTTGTAGTACTCCAGACCGGTCTGAAGCCCACTTTTCAAAGGTGTCCGTCTAGTTTTAGGATCGagagcatttttactcggtcttgtctcgatctcagactgggcagactccggATCTTAAATCAAGACTGGTGGAGACCACCACTGACtctgattagaaggaaaacgccccttTTCCAAAGCAAcaagaacatttcatttatacTTTGATTTCTATCCCCTGGTTACGTCCATCCTGGTGTTACCGTTAAGTGAGTGACATGCCCGCTGCACAtctgatttttcattgatatatGGTTTTGTCttagtctcgccctgccttggtcttaaCTTGGTCTGGATCAGACAGAACATGAAGCATAAAATCCACAACACTCAAACATCTACTGGGCTCTTTGAGAGTTTCTTTTAGGAAACCTTTCCAATCAGTAAAACGGTTCACTTTCAATAACTCTTTCAAACTTCTTTATTGTTGATTAGGGAAAAGAAGGATACATGAAAGTGTGAATCTTAAGTAGTTTAAGGGTTAAAtcctgcagagaaacatcaCAGACTAACTACATTTAAAGCTCAACTTCTTTATAAAACAGTTTCTGAGGCAGAGTATGTGCatctatttgtgtttttaagatgaaaGAGTCATAATGCAGACATTGAAAAACCCCAAATGTCAATATTTGTTTAACTTTTGCTGGTTTTCTCCCACTGGaaagaggaatttaaaaaaaaactcagaaaacTTTCCAACTGGTGCGTCTGAGTTTGTTTCCAGCTGCTCGTTTAAACATCCTCGttagtttttttattaattacattttctccGTTTCAGGAAGTGTGGAAATTAACATAAGggagaagaaggggaggaaTAAACGACACAGAGAGCTCATTAGTGTTGGAAAGAAGTGATGAGAGTTTCACTTCTCTGACACGTTTCTTCGTCTTGTTTGAAGACAAATCGGATTAAAGGAGTCGACGTCTTTTTAACAGGATGAAAACGCCTTACAACAGAGCGGAAAGTTCACATTTAACAAGTCGCTTTATATCCGTTAGTAAGTTATCTGCACGAGGAAACTTTAATGCATCAATTATATAGACATCTATGAGTTTTtattgcaaaaaagaaaaaccagaaCAACTTTAAATCCACATTTTAAACCCTCAGATTTCACACACAGATTCAGGAGGGTGTTCACTGGATGACGGTCACTGTAACCGGCTTTAAATAAACTTCATTGATTACTCATCATGCAGTTTTTGTACGAAAACAAGCAATATGACCTTGAGTCAGTCTCACACAAAACTAGCATGTCGTCACCCTGAtccgtctccatggtaaccagtATGTCTCTAGCTACTGATGCAGACATGAATCAGATGCCTTTGAGATAACAGATCACACCTGTtcatcacttcttcttcttctgctctgagATAGtcaatctgtctgtctgactgtctgactgtctgtctgtctgtttctctgtctgtttctctgtctgtctgtctgtctgactgtctgactgtctgtctgtctgtttctctgtctgtctgtctctctgtctgtctgtctgtctgtctgtctgtctgtcttctctgtctgtctgtttctctgtctgtctgtctgactgtctgtctgactgtctgtctgtctgtttctctgtctgtttctctgtctgtctgtctgactgtctctctgtctgtctgtttctctgtctgtctgtctgtctgactgtctgactgtctctctgtctgtctgtctgtctgtttctctgtctgtttctctgtctgtctgtctgtctgactgtctgactgtctgactgtctgtctgtctgtctatctgtctgtctgtctgtctgtcttctctggtcaacctgtcaatcacagcccTCTTCAGGTGTGATGCGTTCAGCTTCACTTCAGGACTTATCAAGCATCATGTCCACTACAGTTTTTCTCAGccgctttggtacatttctcgaATCATCCTCGACATTTGCAAAACAGTAAGtgcatttctcaaaacaatTCGTACAAATAGCAAAACACCATGGATTACCTGCAAAAGCCAGTCTCAAAATCGATTGCAAGAGACTGGACAAGATTCACATTTACGCTTTTACTGTTTGTACTGTAATTTGTTGACAGACCATGTCATTGCgatacagaaaggaaaagacagcactgcatagcacaaagaaaaaaacaaagtagaaatgtgaacataGGACAATCTCCTTAGGGAAAACTGTACATGCAGTGCTGTAGGAATTACAGTGCAGTCTTCCTACACCTCCTGACGTTCCTGTCTGTTGGGTCACAAATTCTCATCCACATCACAACGAATATCTTCTCTTGCGATGCAGCGTGGAAAGAATCTTTTGGAGTGTCTTATCCAGCCTCTGCAGGcatctgctgtgatgtcatcacgtATCCACTGATACGCTGTATCCATGGCAGCCAGAAGGGTCATCTTTGTATGTGGCTGGCGATCATATACTTTCCAGTATTTCCAGTTGTTCTCCCAACATTTGGCTGCACCCTTCGACCAGCCTCGGCCATTGTAAGCCCATGACTGAGAACGTGGTCTACAAGTGTGGCTCTTATCTCATCAGGAACGCGCATATGTCCTCGGcctcttctgcctcttcctctgttttgccTCCCAGCTCCTCCGCCACGCAgcctcactcctcttcctcttcttcttctctctggctgTTGACCCCGTCCAATTCCTTGTCCTTCCATTGTcagacattgtaacattgtgttgtgCTCCGGCTATATATATACTTGCCAGTTGATGGTTCATGAGATGCAACCAGAGAACTGGTTGATCATTGGTTGATCtaatgcttcacacatttcccttCGTTAGAGAAAGTCAAGATTCACCTGGGAGCAATTTACCAATTcaggacagatttagaaaaaaagtctaatagAAATGTATAGAAATATGCTTGACATATTATGACAACTTGTTCAACCATTTTGCATGTAAAGACTTGTGCGATGAACTAATGCCTAAATGTTGAGGGGGGTCAGACTATTCAACAGAGAcccattataatacattttgatcaacatGACATAAGCAATTGATAATGTAGGAAACTGCAGAGAATTGTACATAATCATTTGCATGGATGTACCAAAGCATTTGcaaagaaatgagaaactgcttttttgatgtgcacaagtgacacaatgatgtgaagattgaacaagtagttttgagaatttcaattctgatctgagaaatgtaccaaagcgactgagaaaaactgtaatgGTCCACAACATGGTTCAAATCTTTAATATGAACAGTTGCAattacaacatacacacacacacacacacacacgcacacacacacacacacacgcacgcacacacacacacacacacacacacacacacacacacacacacacacacacacacacacacacacacacagtcataaaaACGTTATTATATCCCGGATATAATAAATgatgagagaggaaatgaaCTCTGTGGTCTGTCAACATGTCGTCTGatcacctcctcctctatcACACACCTACTGTGCAAAATCTGTTTAATGTCATCATAAAACAGGCTGTAAGTCTGAAATCTCATTTTGTTAAATCATCTTACACAACTAATGATCACAAACCCAAGCAATAAATACCAGGATGCATTGCGGGTCAAAGCTTTTAACGAGCGGAAAGTATCTTCTGACTGCTCTCAGACGCACGACAGAAGAGCGACCGGCATGAACACACGacgcagaaacacaaaaagttcATATCTGGAGACATTTTTACTGAAATGAAGAATCTGATTTTCAAAAGAGGGACGTCAGTGTTTCCTAATGACGATGACAGGCATGAAACCAGAGTCTGTTAGCacacaaaaaatgtgtattggatcacaaatgtctttaaatatatGTCAAAAATGCAGACCTTTAGTTATCACTGGAATGCATGCCGTTATCAACCGTTATTTTTGATCCTGGGCCGGTGCTCAGCTGCACGTTTCTGCCGTGCAACAGCAATGATGTCATTGTTGGCAACTGGCGAGAGagcaaatatttttaaaaaatgtgttttgttttattgaataAGTTGATTAGATAGTCGACTACAGAGAGCTCCCTATGTAGGGATTAGggaatgagtgtgtgatttaGGACAGGACCGAGCTGCAGCCTCCGGCGCTGAAAAAAGTCTACGCTGAAgtgaaaaagctgcagttcctcgagcgtCCACTTGACTTAGGTCCAAAAGACCCAGAAGTCCCATACACCCCCATAGTAACACGTCTGTTTTGatagcagaaatgaacatgtttacagccaaaaaaaaaaacaactcaggtgaattttatttttgatttatgcAGGATATGAGTTATGCAGGATTAGGATCGTGACAGATCTAAATGCAAATGGCCGCCGCGTTGCAGCTGTTCGTCAGGAGACTTAAAGGCTGCACACCTACAACCGAACAACAGCAGTGTTGATGTTTAGCAAACAACATCACTCCCTCTTGTGCAATAGGCCCATTCTTTAATGGTGGAACTTTTCTGAGTTGTTAAAATGCTCTAATATCAAACAGGATGTTTAATATTTgcacaggacagtacaggtgggggtttgtgtgtgttgctcccagagtcagctttaaaagagaaaagagcagcaaaataaaataaaaatcctaaATGTGCTACACACGGTACAAAAACGACACACTCTGTGAAATATTAAGGAGacgctgaagaagaaaaaaacattcaaagactTTAAGTTGACCATGAAGAATAAACATGCTTTTTGAAAGCTCAGAATATattgaacttgttttttctcaGCTCGTCTTTTGacgtataaataaagttattttaaaatgaatataagAAGCTCAGTGTTCACATCTTCAAAGGTCTGATGTTCAATCAACAGGGACATGACCCAGATTCTATGAAAACGTTGAGGTCATTATGGTCGTTGCAGTCATTAAtggggttttattttgaaagcacCTGACAGGAAACAGTACTGCATGTGTCCAATAACTCTCCTGAGTCTCCAGCAGTCTGTAAAGTCCGGACTCTGAGACTGGACGTGTCTGATCCGGATCATGGGCTCATTCTGTCGCGGGTACCTCCACCTTCTGCTCTAACCTCCAGCTCCAGCCGCGGAGCTCCAACATGCTGCCGCCGGGAAACGACTCCTCCGGCTGGGCTGAACTTTCAGAGTTGAACCGGTCCAAGGTCGCGGGCAGCGCGGCGGAGAGCGGCGGGGCCGGGCCGGAGGCGGTGATCGTGCCGGTGGTTTTCGGGCTGATCTTCGTGGTTGGGGTTGTGGGGAACTCTCTGGTGATGCTGGTGATCGGGAAGGTGAGGTACACGGGCggcgggggaggaggagggttgaaGCCCTCCAGCAGCCCCACCAACATCTTCATCCTGAACCTGAGTGTAGCGGACCtcagcttcctcctcttctgcgTCCCCTTCCAGGCCACCATCTACTCCCTGCCGGAGTGGGTGTTCGGAGCCTTCATCTGTAAGTTCGGGCACTACTTCTTCACCGTCAGCATGCTGGTGAGCATCTTCACTCTGGTGGCCATGTCCGTGGACCGTTACATCGCCGTGGTGCTCTCCAACAAGTCTACGTGCGTCAGGAGCCGCAGAAACGCGCTGGCAGGAGTGTGCGTAATTTGGACACTGTCTCTGGTGTGCTCGGTGCCTGTGGCGCAGCACCAGGTCCTCACGAACCACCCCAAAGCCCCCAACAGCACCTTCTGCTGGGAGAGGTGGTCCGGAGCCTCCAAGCCCGCCTACAAGGTGACCATCCTGGTGATCGGGTacctgctgccgctgctgctcaTTAGCTGCTGCTACGCCAAGGTGAGTTGATAAAGTGCTGAATTAACAGGATAATGTTTGACTCCCTGCTGCAGTAAAATGCAGACTAATAACAGGGGACCAAAGGGCGCACTCAAAGTCCTGCTGGTCATAAAATCTGTGCGTAAAAAACAAGCGCGTGGAGACAGACAAATAGGACTACCGGTGAGAAGTTTCAAAATAAGAGGTAAAGGTTGACAATAAAACGTAAAATaaacttggtaaaaaaaaaaaaaacattaaacatgaaataacaaTACAGTGACTCTTAAGTTGAAGTTAAATGGTCATgtaaaagatgtattttttttttcatttacctCTTGGGTTTGAGTGAAAACAGTCAAACCTTATATCCAAATAGTGGACAGTATGTCCTCCCCTCATCAGCAGCACAGAAGCACCTGTCActttaaagacaaaagactttaaCGCCGCTTTCGTTTTCACTAAGTTAAGCAGCAGCAAGCGTGAGTTAATGTCAGGAGCTGTCTGTTACTGTCACTTTAACGTCACTGTTGCTGTCAGTCATGTTCATAGTCCTGTAACTTTTAAATGATTGTCATTGACCTTTCATTAATTCACAGTGTGATATTTGTTCTTTTCAGGTTTTGTTTCATCTTCATAAAAAGATGAAGAACATGTCCAAGAAGTCTGAACGCTCCAAAAGAAAGGTATCTGTTATCGGTTTATCGATCGTTTATCGGTTTCTGCTCTGGCTACTTATGTTGGGCGAGGTTGCTAGAGCGGGGTAAGGATACTTTTTTCAGTTGAAGTTGCAGTTGCTTGAGGAAGGTTAAGTTGCTTAGCACAGGTGACCCCGAGGTAGATAAGGTTAGTGGAGCAGGGTGGGGTTACCGAGGTCAGGTGAGAGGTAGGCTGGTGTAAGGTTGATGTACCTGTGAGGTGGCTGAGTTGGTTATGAGCTTGAGTCTGGTGAGGTTGCTGGAGTCAGGTGGAGTTTTTGGAGACAGGTAGCTCTGGGCAGGTGAGCTAGAGAAGATGCTGAAGGCTGAGGGTTTGGTTTGGCTGTCTCGGCTGAAACGGCCACTTTGCTGCTTCTTACAGGTCGGGTCAGCGCCTGTGCAGGGTGGAATAGTCAGTCCCTCCAGGACTTTTCAAGAAAATTGCAATGCAGGTTGCAGTGTTTTTAGACGTTTTTTTGCAATGAAATTGCGGCAGCAAGCGAAAATTGCGACACTTGTTgcgatttttttaatgttaaaaaaatctagactttttattattaaacaatTTTCTTACACACACTTCGATGTGATTGAGTGATGCCTATAGTTTTAACCTGAGCAGAGCCATTAGATTTGGGAAGTTATATATTCCTCTGCCTCACTCagtgatgtctctctctctctcgctctctcactcacacacacacacacacacacaaacacactcacactcacactcacactcttcaTCTGATTTCATTACGCATCCAAATTAATATTTTCCATTAAGCTTTTAAaccactttaaacattttacgaCTTTGTATTCCTAACTTCTTTCATGAatacacgaacacacacacgcgcacgagcacgcacacacacactgtttgtttcGCAATCATACAAGCTCTATccatacttatttatttaactggCCTTGTTTCTTTCAGCACTTGCAATCGATCCGGATGCAACAGcctctgtcactgtgatttGTCTTGTATGTTGTTTCGTTTGTGATCCACTACAACGTTGCACGGGGTGCAAAATTTTTCCTTAGGTCCTTAGCTGTAGTTTTTGTAGGTAaatgtgtgatgtttgtgtcGGACATGTCTGCATCTGCATATGTAAACAAGGAAGTGAGTTTAGTCAAATTGGTCACCAAACTTTGGTGACGTATGGCTCGCTGTTTTCGAGGGGGACTGCTATGATTGGTGAAACTCGCGGGGGAAACTTTTTTGATTCGTCAAATTTGCAGAAAAGTTGCGGTGATTGGACAAAATTGCAAGGTCGCCCAGAATTCGCCGGGATTGGTTGAATTTGCGTTAATTGTTGCGATTGCAACATTGCAACTTCCTGGAGGGACTGAATAGTGGCTCCTAAAGTGTACCAGATGGTATTCTTCAATTATCCAAAGACAGCCCTCAAATTAATCTAATTATAGATCCAGCCTGCGGTCTTCTGTCCGAGTCTCTGGTCATCCAATGATGAAAGAGATAATGATGAAAAAGATGATGGAAGCGTGGAGTCACATTGACTGCCAGTgggtttttatcatttaatcatCCTGCTGATCTGTGACTCTGTTACATGCTGGATGTAATCTGCCAACCCAATCACAAGTCGGAAACCATACCAGCGATCTGGAAATGAAGTTCTCAATTTTCCAATCAGGACagggaaacaggaagaagaCGCTGTGTTAAAATGCAAAGAAGAGGCATTGAGGTCTacttaaagtcataaaaagtaATGGAATATATTAAATCAATGTGTAAATAACAACTGGAGTTTGGGATTTTGGTCATGGCCATGTTGGACCAAATTTGAACAAGAGGTTGGTACTGAAAGGAGCAAGTGGTGatcaaaaaaagacaagttaTCAAAGCCTTACAGTCTGCAGCTGTGGCTCATTCATTAGCTGACTTTAACCATCATTTGGAACGCAGCAGACTCGTCCACATCtcaagtgagagagagtgagtgaatCCAGCTTGTCATCACTACAGTCGTCTTCTCTGTggaggggtaaaaaaaaaacgacaacaaTTCTGACTCCAGGGcctcaacaaacacaaattgaGCCAACGAACCAGGTATGGTGAGCACAGACAAcggactgtatataaagatggatgaaGAATGGGCCGCCTTGGAGTGAAgtcaaaagatttagagctccctctgctgactggctgcagtagaagtcataagccccgcctcctcttTGTTAGCACTTCAGATCGATTTTTCTCAAACCCAGTGTTAATATTCAACAATTTTGTGTTCAAGTCATCTTTTTCCTGAGACgtttctttttaatttagttGTATGTGCTATAAAATGGGATAAAATTGACAAATGAGGCCCCCCTGTGCAGCGCTCTGTGTGCACCGGATTAGAAGAGTATAGCAAAAAAGACGAGTCATTGATCCTCGATAACTGTGAATGTCTGCTTCAAGCCTCCACTGAGGACTGTACCCACTTAAGGGATTTTATCGGTTTTATCTGTTGGTTAAATGCATGCTTTCATTAGCGGATGCGGTGTGACGTCAATACCTTGGCTCTTCCAGCCGATCCATTCCGAATTTTCAACATGTCGGCTCGTTCCCGTCACAGCCGGCGGGGCGAAATCAGCAGGCCGAGCCTCGGACTGAGAGCATGGCGTTGGAGAGGCCACCCTTGTTGACGGGCGACAGTGTGCAGACGTCCTGTTACGGCAGATCAGATCAGTTAGCAGGAGACAGTTTACAGCAGGTATCTGCCACTCCTCAGGTCAGTGGAGCAGGAACAAAGGCTGCTGG
This window contains:
- the galr1b gene encoding galanin receptor type 1b is translated as MLPPGNDSSGWAELSELNRSKVAGSAAESGGAGPEAVIVPVVFGLIFVVGVVGNSLVMLVIGKVRYTGGGGGGGLKPSSSPTNIFILNLSVADLSFLLFCVPFQATIYSLPEWVFGAFICKFGHYFFTVSMLVSIFTLVAMSVDRYIAVVLSNKSTCVRSRRNALAGVCVIWTLSLVCSVPVAQHQVLTNHPKAPNSTFCWERWSGASKPAYKVTILVIGYLLPLLLISCCYAKVLFHLHKKMKNMSKKSERSKRKTAQTVLLVVTAFTICWMPHHIIAMWVEFGLFPLNDASFAFRIVSHCLSYGNSCVNPVLYAFLSENFRKACRQVFTCRFLYSTPPNSKVVRFRTENFSTTHSTTHSTSNI